A genomic window from Micromonospora ferruginea includes:
- a CDS encoding diacylglycerol kinase family protein — protein sequence MYDVVLLTLGSERDAPGGGCGSGGACCGGADDTAATPNADRCETPRVPVLACADALTARGARVTTVTARSDAEIDEVLARLDGPPRADGLAWPDADGKTRLIVATASDGQLRAVLRRLVRRYAPPPSRRPADLAENRTLPDLPPVGVLPLDPARAGTARDLAAQLGLPRDPAAVAAAVLDGTPRRLDLLRNDGGSVTLDGALLGAADDAGRPLHWRARVEVDGRVLSDGSEPISACAIGNAGGYAHLGEVALLADPDPADGRLAVGVAVPVVTRSALGRKKVRLEVRRARGRAVAVVPRDEKVPFLDDGVEGELSRKRSWWTEPGAWAVWTG from the coding sequence GTGTACGACGTGGTGCTGCTCACCCTCGGCTCGGAGCGGGACGCTCCCGGTGGGGGCTGCGGCAGTGGCGGAGCCTGCTGCGGTGGCGCGGACGACACCGCCGCCACGCCCAACGCCGACCGCTGCGAGACGCCTCGCGTACCGGTGCTGGCCTGCGCGGACGCGCTCACCGCGCGGGGGGCGCGGGTGACCACGGTGACCGCCCGGTCGGACGCGGAGATCGACGAGGTGCTGGCCCGCCTCGACGGCCCACCCCGCGCCGACGGCCTCGCCTGGCCCGACGCCGACGGCAAGACCCGGCTGATCGTGGCCACGGCCAGTGACGGTCAGTTGCGCGCCGTGCTGCGCCGGCTGGTCCGGCGGTACGCTCCGCCGCCCAGCCGCCGCCCCGCCGACCTGGCCGAGAACCGGACGCTGCCCGACCTGCCGCCGGTCGGCGTACTCCCGTTGGACCCGGCCCGGGCCGGGACGGCGCGGGACCTGGCCGCGCAGCTCGGGCTGCCCCGCGACCCGGCGGCGGTGGCCGCGGCGGTGCTGGACGGCACGCCGCGCCGGCTCGACCTGCTGCGCAACGACGGCGGCTCGGTGACGCTGGACGGCGCGCTGCTCGGCGCGGCCGACGACGCCGGCCGGCCGCTGCACTGGCGGGCCCGGGTCGAGGTCGACGGCCGGGTGCTCAGCGACGGCAGCGAGCCGATCAGCGCCTGCGCGATCGGCAACGCCGGCGGGTACGCGCACCTCGGCGAGGTGGCCCTGCTGGCCGATCCGGACCCGGCGGACGGGCGGCTGGCGGTCGGCGTGGCCGTGCCCGTGGTCACCCGATCGGCGTTGGGCCGGAAGAAGGTCCGGCTCGAGGTACGCCGGGCCCGGGGCCGGGCGGTGGCGGTCGTGCCCCGCGACGAGAAGGTGCCGTTCCTCGACGACGGTGTCGAGGGCGAGTTGAGCCGGAAGCGGTCCTGGTGGACCGAGCCGGGGGCCTGGGCGGTCTGGACGGGCTGA
- a CDS encoding MinD/ParA family ATP-binding protein — translation MTGERAVGPDTAAAAAGNGSDAAATPPAGVGDTPPNGRPASPWAQPPQRTTVDTAGSTDPAPAAALGAPAWADGQTSADGPPPLDGGTSIGTARVEGPGGPVEETPPRLGPFPPSPGVPMQQPPYGNGTAYPPVAYPPQPGAVPQPGATAQPGAYPPQPGAAAQPGAAAQPGWYPPGWPHQPGSPQPGDPAPQTGPSPHHGPAPHHGPAPQAGPIPHHGPAPQAAQAGAAQPPQASAVPPSQSPALPPGVYPEPGWTPQQAVPPTAEDFARRRQARPVDPVATMGVRAVVNRMGLVRLAPGRHEQEMKRDIEMVRRNFGGLRQVTVVNPKGGAGKTVAILLLAMTFGQKRGGYVLAWDNNETQGTLGMRAQQDFHARTVRDMLRDLGQFQGAHGRVGDLSQYVRSQGEGMFDVLASDESATGGEMLTAAAFAEIRDVVSRFYKLIFVDTGNNVRAQNWQAAMDATDQLVVTMSARNDSAETAARMLDHLEQSGRQRLVRQAVTVVSMPPSRKEIDLPAIQAHFAARTRAVLLAPYERLIDTGEPLRYGQLSAATRDAWLKIAASVAEGL, via the coding sequence GTGACGGGTGAGCGGGCGGTCGGCCCGGACACCGCCGCCGCTGCCGCCGGCAACGGTTCCGATGCCGCCGCGACGCCGCCGGCCGGTGTCGGTGACACCCCGCCGAACGGGCGCCCCGCGTCGCCGTGGGCACAGCCGCCGCAGCGCACCACGGTCGACACCGCCGGCTCGACGGATCCCGCCCCGGCCGCCGCGCTCGGAGCGCCGGCGTGGGCGGACGGCCAGACGTCGGCGGACGGTCCGCCACCGCTGGACGGCGGGACGTCGATCGGCACGGCACGGGTCGAGGGGCCGGGCGGCCCGGTCGAGGAGACGCCGCCCCGGCTCGGCCCGTTCCCGCCGTCGCCGGGCGTGCCGATGCAGCAGCCGCCCTACGGCAACGGCACGGCCTACCCGCCGGTCGCCTATCCGCCGCAGCCGGGCGCGGTGCCGCAGCCGGGCGCGACGGCTCAGCCGGGCGCCTATCCGCCGCAGCCGGGCGCGGCGGCTCAGCCGGGCGCGGCGGCTCAGCCGGGCTGGTATCCACCCGGATGGCCGCACCAGCCCGGGTCACCCCAGCCAGGCGACCCGGCGCCACAGACCGGACCGAGCCCGCACCACGGACCGGCACCCCACCACGGACCGGCACCACAGGCCGGACCGATCCCGCACCACGGGCCGGCACCGCAGGCCGCGCAGGCCGGAGCGGCGCAACCGCCGCAGGCGTCCGCCGTCCCGCCGTCCCAGTCGCCCGCGCTGCCACCCGGGGTGTACCCGGAGCCGGGCTGGACGCCGCAGCAGGCGGTCCCCCCGACCGCGGAGGACTTCGCCCGGCGACGTCAGGCCCGGCCGGTCGACCCGGTGGCCACCATGGGCGTACGCGCGGTCGTCAACCGGATGGGGCTGGTCCGGCTCGCGCCCGGTCGCCACGAGCAGGAGATGAAGCGCGACATCGAGATGGTCCGCCGCAACTTCGGCGGGCTGCGTCAGGTGACCGTGGTCAACCCCAAGGGCGGGGCCGGCAAGACGGTGGCCATCCTGCTGCTCGCCATGACGTTCGGCCAGAAGCGCGGTGGGTACGTGCTGGCCTGGGACAACAACGAGACCCAGGGCACCCTCGGGATGCGGGCGCAGCAGGACTTCCACGCCCGCACGGTGCGCGACATGCTGCGCGACCTGGGCCAGTTCCAGGGCGCGCACGGGCGGGTCGGTGACCTGTCGCAGTACGTCCGCTCGCAGGGCGAGGGGATGTTCGACGTGCTCGCCTCGGACGAGTCGGCGACCGGCGGCGAGATGCTGACCGCCGCCGCGTTCGCGGAGATCCGGGACGTGGTCAGCCGCTTCTACAAGTTGATCTTCGTGGACACCGGGAACAACGTCCGGGCGCAGAACTGGCAGGCCGCCATGGACGCGACCGACCAGTTGGTGGTGACCATGTCGGCGCGGAACGACTCGGCCGAGACGGCCGCCCGGATGCTCGACCACCTGGAGCAGAGCGGCCGGCAGCGGCTGGTCCGGCAGGCGGTCACGGTGGTCTCGATGCCGCCGTCCCGCAAGGAGATCGACCTGCCGGCCATCCAGGCGCACTTCGCCGCCCGCACCCGGGCGGTGCTGCTGGCGCCGTACGAGCGGCTCATCGACACCGGGGAGCCGCTGCGGTACGGCCAGCTCTCCGCCGCCACCCGGGACGCCTGGTTGAAGATCGCCGCGTCGGTGGCGGAAGGGCTGTAG
- a CDS encoding DUF3151 domain-containing protein, which translates to MQNLLPEPPATLLPVSEEADAALAAAAEQGTDEAYAEVAARFPTYSAGWAALAGRALATDQVVPAYAYARTGYHRGLDQLRRSGWKGHGPVPWSHAPNQGFLRCLYVLSRAAGEIGEADEAARCAQFLRDCDPAAGDALASD; encoded by the coding sequence ATGCAGAACCTGTTGCCTGAGCCACCGGCCACCCTGCTCCCCGTCTCCGAGGAGGCCGACGCCGCGCTCGCCGCCGCGGCCGAGCAGGGCACCGACGAGGCGTACGCCGAGGTCGCGGCCCGCTTCCCGACCTACAGCGCGGGCTGGGCGGCGCTGGCCGGCCGCGCGCTCGCCACGGATCAGGTGGTCCCGGCGTACGCGTACGCCCGCACCGGCTACCACCGCGGCCTGGACCAGCTTCGCCGCAGCGGCTGGAAGGGGCACGGCCCGGTGCCCTGGTCGCACGCGCCCAACCAGGGCTTCCTCCGCTGCCTCTACGTGCTGTCCCGGGCCGCCGGCGAGATCGGCGAGGCGGACGAGGCGGCCCGCTGCGCCCAGTTCCTCCGCGACTGCGACCCGGCGGCCGGGGACGCGCTGGCCAGCGACTGA
- a CDS encoding LOG family protein has product MPTPPPADVIEPHDTSIDEIETRAEFDRRLAEGTLAGLTVQGLRLDLDPVPDLRDVDVAGTLFVGCRFTDREVGADLVRRGANVVPPFSGLPYPTQPSHLYTADDLAAGFAEGGFTQMYDTRVYAHFRAHGGALPDVREALGQRLHDHGVDNALADATRSWLAVHGPQSVVGVMGGHAVPRGSAAYRMAAVLGWELARADRLVVTGGGPGVMEAANLGAFLAAWPAEELSAAIDVLAAAPDFTDHDRYTAAALAVRKRYADGPSLPTPRPAAPGTEWARSGGLAIPTWLYGHEPANLFAGRIAKYFSNAIREDTILRLARGGIVFAPGRAGTVQEVFQAATKTFYGTDGASGAYVFLDRAFWTTELPVESLLRPLFAASPFGDLSRTIHLTDDVREAVALLVP; this is encoded by the coding sequence GTGCCGACCCCACCACCCGCGGACGTCATCGAGCCGCACGACACCAGCATCGACGAGATCGAGACCCGGGCCGAGTTCGACCGGCGACTCGCCGAGGGGACCCTCGCCGGCCTGACCGTGCAGGGCCTCCGCCTCGACCTGGACCCGGTCCCCGACCTGCGCGACGTCGACGTCGCCGGCACCCTCTTCGTGGGCTGCCGGTTCACCGACCGGGAGGTGGGCGCGGACCTGGTCCGCCGGGGCGCCAACGTGGTCCCGCCGTTCTCCGGGCTGCCCTACCCCACCCAGCCGTCCCACCTCTACACCGCCGACGACCTGGCCGCCGGCTTCGCCGAGGGCGGGTTCACCCAGATGTACGACACCCGGGTGTACGCGCACTTCCGGGCGCATGGCGGCGCGCTGCCCGACGTCCGCGAGGCGCTCGGTCAGCGGCTGCACGACCACGGCGTGGACAACGCGCTCGCCGACGCCACCCGCTCGTGGCTGGCCGTGCACGGGCCGCAGTCCGTGGTGGGCGTGATGGGCGGGCACGCGGTGCCGCGCGGCAGCGCCGCGTACCGGATGGCGGCGGTGCTGGGCTGGGAGCTGGCGCGGGCCGACCGCCTGGTGGTGACCGGCGGCGGTCCGGGCGTGATGGAGGCGGCGAACCTGGGTGCGTTCCTCGCGGCCTGGCCGGCCGAGGAGCTGTCCGCGGCGATCGACGTGCTGGCCGCCGCGCCCGACTTCACCGACCACGACCGCTACACGGCGGCGGCGCTGGCGGTGCGCAAGCGGTACGCGGACGGTCCGTCGCTGCCCACGCCCCGCCCGGCGGCGCCCGGCACCGAGTGGGCCCGCTCCGGCGGCCTGGCGATCCCCACCTGGCTGTACGGCCACGAGCCGGCGAACCTGTTCGCCGGCCGGATCGCGAAGTACTTCTCCAACGCCATCCGGGAGGACACCATCCTGCGGCTGGCCCGGGGCGGGATCGTGTTCGCGCCGGGGCGGGCCGGCACGGTGCAGGAGGTGTTCCAGGCGGCCACCAAGACGTTCTACGGCACCGACGGGGCCAGCGGCGCGTACGTCTTCCTGGACCGGGCCTTCTGGACCACCGAGCTGCCGGTGGAGTCGCTGCTGAGGCCGCTGTTCGCGGCGTCCCCGTTCGGCGACCTGTCCCGGACGATCCACCTCACCGACGACGTCCGTGAGGCGGTCGCCCTCCTGGTGCCGTGA
- the fbaA gene encoding class II fructose-bisphosphate aldolase has protein sequence MPIASPEAYAEMLDRAKAGRYAYPAINVTSSQTLNAALKGFADAESDGIVQVSTGGAEYLSGPSIKDMVTGATAFAAYAHEVAKKYPVNIALHTDHCPKDKLDKFVRPLMAISQERVKNGQEPLFQSHMWDGSAVPVAENLEIAEQLLAEAAKGKIVLEIEVGVVGGEEDGVENAINDKLYTTVDDGLAMVEALGLGEKGRYMAALTFGNVHGVYKPGNVKLRPEVLKQIQDAVGAKYGKDKPLSLVFHGGSGSLLEEIREALDYGVVKMNIDTDTQYAFTRPVADHMLRNYDGVLKIDGEVGNKKQYDPRAWGKLAEAGLAARVVEACEHLRSTGTRMK, from the coding sequence ATGCCCATCGCTTCCCCCGAGGCTTACGCGGAGATGCTGGACCGGGCCAAGGCCGGCCGGTACGCGTACCCCGCGATCAACGTGACCTCCTCCCAGACGCTGAACGCGGCGCTCAAGGGCTTCGCCGACGCGGAGAGCGACGGCATCGTCCAGGTCTCGACCGGCGGCGCGGAATACCTGTCCGGTCCGTCGATCAAGGACATGGTGACCGGCGCGACGGCGTTCGCCGCCTACGCGCACGAGGTGGCCAAGAAGTACCCGGTGAACATCGCGCTGCACACCGACCACTGCCCGAAGGACAAGCTGGACAAGTTCGTCCGGCCGCTGATGGCCATCTCGCAGGAGCGGGTCAAGAACGGCCAGGAGCCGCTGTTCCAGTCGCACATGTGGGACGGCTCGGCCGTGCCGGTGGCGGAGAACCTGGAGATCGCCGAGCAGCTCCTCGCCGAGGCCGCCAAGGGCAAGATCGTCCTGGAGATCGAGGTCGGCGTCGTCGGTGGCGAGGAGGACGGCGTCGAGAACGCCATCAACGACAAGCTCTACACCACCGTGGACGACGGCCTGGCCATGGTCGAGGCGCTCGGCCTGGGCGAGAAGGGTCGCTACATGGCGGCGCTGACCTTCGGCAACGTGCACGGCGTCTACAAGCCGGGCAACGTCAAGCTGCGCCCCGAGGTGCTCAAGCAGATCCAGGACGCGGTCGGCGCCAAGTACGGCAAGGACAAGCCGCTCAGCCTGGTCTTCCACGGCGGCTCCGGCTCGCTGCTGGAGGAGATCCGGGAGGCGCTGGACTACGGCGTGGTGAAGATGAACATCGACACCGACACCCAGTACGCCTTCACCCGCCCGGTCGCGGACCACATGCTGCGCAACTACGACGGCGTACTCAAGATCGACGGCGAGGTCGGCAACAAGAAGCAGTACGACCCGCGGGCGTGGGGCAAGCTGGCCGAGGCCGGCCTGGCCGCCCGCGTGGTCGAGGCCTGCGAGCACCTGCGTTCCACCGGCACCCGGATGAAGTGA
- a CDS encoding phage holin family protein has protein sequence MGFLIRLAITAVALWIATLIVPGVEVTGRNGGNTVFTLILVALVFGVVNAVLKPLIKVFGCVFYLLTLGLFALVVNALLFLLTDWIAGVLKLPFHVDGFWAAFWGAIVVSVVSWLISVAVPDSLEER, from the coding sequence GTGGGCTTCCTGATCCGGTTGGCGATCACCGCGGTCGCACTGTGGATCGCGACGCTGATCGTGCCCGGCGTGGAGGTGACCGGCCGCAACGGCGGCAACACCGTGTTCACCCTGATCCTGGTGGCGCTCGTCTTCGGCGTGGTCAACGCGGTGCTCAAGCCGCTCATCAAGGTGTTCGGCTGCGTGTTCTACCTGCTCACGCTCGGTCTGTTCGCGCTCGTCGTGAACGCCCTGCTGTTCCTGCTCACCGACTGGATCGCCGGCGTGTTGAAGCTGCCGTTCCACGTCGACGGCTTCTGGGCCGCGTTCTGGGGCGCCATCGTGGTGTCGGTGGTGAGCTGGCTGATCAGCGTCGCCGTGCCGGACAGCCTGGAGGAGCGGTGA
- a CDS encoding LPXTG cell wall anchor domain-containing protein, with translation MLSNSTRRWLAGLGVAGAFVAASATPAVAGGSQIKLGLYFSDTTIATNSDGKIGDTRIFSSAPTVLHDVAVRYDFSDLAGKVTVGEESGSDCSTPSEYVLLCTNPFDVEVYEWGSTGFFDVQLKATDKAKDGDAGTLKVTMTAAGREPVSHDAKIRVGEGVDLAAGPETKTSVAPGGAFTAAATVSNAGETSAEGAVAVFYNDYGLNAAKHFSNCTYAGDELRTCAFDEELPSGSTFSASLPYVLGADTYAPSSKYGEIIWMTPAEFEDFQKDVGFYQETIGKPGTDGELALTLVPGKATAQRFQADRRPENNGTIMTVTATGKNGTDLEALGASVTGKAGATVKAAFGLRNNGPATLDYNRSGSSVTYLSFDVPQGTTAVAVPENCITRNGDEWGEPGEPGKRHYFCYFDSVLKAGDSAMLDFSLRIDKVVANATGPVKINVTCQCDGGFTRDLKPANDTAAVVVNAAAGGDGGQGGGDGGTLPITGSSTGLIAGIGALLLAGGAAGYVVSRRRRTRFVA, from the coding sequence ATGCTCAGCAACTCCACCCGGCGTTGGCTCGCCGGGTTGGGCGTCGCAGGCGCGTTCGTCGCCGCCTCCGCCACCCCCGCCGTCGCCGGCGGATCCCAGATCAAGCTGGGCCTCTACTTCAGCGATACCACGATCGCCACGAACTCGGACGGCAAGATCGGGGACACCCGGATCTTCAGCTCCGCCCCGACGGTGCTGCACGACGTCGCCGTCCGCTACGACTTCTCCGACCTGGCCGGCAAGGTGACCGTCGGCGAGGAGTCCGGCAGCGACTGCAGCACGCCGTCGGAGTACGTGCTGCTCTGCACCAACCCGTTCGACGTCGAGGTCTACGAGTGGGGCTCGACCGGGTTCTTCGACGTGCAGCTCAAGGCCACCGACAAGGCGAAGGACGGCGACGCCGGCACGCTGAAGGTGACCATGACCGCGGCCGGCCGCGAGCCGGTCTCGCACGACGCGAAGATCCGGGTCGGTGAGGGCGTCGACCTGGCCGCCGGTCCCGAGACGAAGACGTCGGTCGCGCCGGGTGGCGCCTTCACCGCCGCGGCGACCGTCAGCAACGCGGGCGAGACTTCCGCCGAGGGCGCCGTCGCGGTCTTCTACAACGACTACGGCCTCAACGCGGCCAAGCACTTCTCCAACTGCACCTACGCGGGCGACGAGCTGCGCACCTGCGCGTTCGACGAGGAACTGCCCTCGGGCAGCACCTTCAGCGCGTCGCTGCCGTACGTCCTCGGCGCGGACACCTACGCCCCGAGTTCCAAGTACGGCGAGATCATCTGGATGACCCCGGCCGAGTTCGAGGACTTCCAGAAGGACGTGGGCTTCTACCAGGAGACCATCGGCAAGCCGGGCACCGACGGCGAGCTGGCCCTCACCCTGGTCCCCGGCAAGGCGACCGCCCAGCGTTTCCAGGCCGACCGTCGGCCGGAGAACAACGGCACGATCATGACGGTGACGGCGACCGGCAAGAACGGCACCGACCTCGAGGCCCTCGGCGCCTCGGTGACCGGCAAGGCCGGCGCCACGGTGAAGGCGGCCTTCGGGCTGCGTAACAACGGCCCGGCGACGCTCGACTACAACCGGTCGGGCAGCTCGGTCACCTACCTGAGCTTCGACGTGCCGCAGGGCACGACGGCGGTCGCCGTGCCGGAGAACTGCATCACCAGGAACGGCGACGAGTGGGGCGAGCCGGGCGAGCCGGGCAAGCGCCACTACTTCTGCTACTTCGACAGCGTGCTGAAGGCCGGCGACTCGGCGATGCTGGACTTCTCGCTCCGGATCGACAAGGTGGTCGCCAACGCGACCGGGCCGGTGAAGATCAACGTCACCTGCCAGTGCGACGGCGGCTTCACCCGTGACCTGAAGCCGGCCAACGACACCGCCGCGGTCGTCGTCAACGCCGCCGCGGGCGGCGACGGCGGCCAGGGTGGCGGTGACGGCGGCACGCTGCCGATCACCGGTTCCTCCACCGGCCTGATCGCCGGCATCGGCGCGCTGCTGCTGGCCGGCGGCGCCGCCGGCTACGTGGTCTCCCGCCGCCGCAGGACCCGCTTCGTCGCCTGA
- a CDS encoding 3' terminal RNA ribose 2'-O-methyltransferase Hen1 translates to MLLTLTTTHHPATDLGHLLVKHPDRVQSFDLPTGAAHVFYPEADEARCTAALLVEVDPLKLGGGRGRRQSSAPEGFTLGQYVNDRPYAASSLLSSALAKVFRSALRGESRDRPELAATAIPLTVRVPVLRCRGGADLAVRVFAPLGWTVTATPIPLDEAYPEWGDSRYVDLTLSGTLRLADALNHLYVLLPVLDDAKHYWVAPDEVDKLLRAGSGWLAGHPERALIIRRYLAHRRALAGAALARLTALRPDDEPPTDDSVDPAADGAGTTAAHRAPLAVLRREAVLTALRDSGARRVLDLGCGGGALLTALVADRRFTEVVGVDVADRSLALAARRLRLDRLPERQRERIRLRQSALTYRDDRLRGYDAAVLMEVVEHLDPPRLPALQDAVFGHARPGTVVVTTPNVEYNVRYEGLGPGRFRHADHRFEWTRAEFAAWVERVAATHGYTATITGVGDADPEVGTPTQMAVLTRDDRNEETDR, encoded by the coding sequence GTGCTGCTGACCCTCACCACGACCCACCACCCCGCGACCGACCTCGGCCACCTCCTCGTCAAGCACCCGGACCGCGTGCAGAGCTTCGACCTGCCCACCGGTGCCGCGCACGTGTTCTACCCCGAGGCGGACGAGGCGCGGTGCACGGCGGCGCTGCTGGTCGAGGTGGATCCGCTGAAGCTGGGTGGGGGCCGGGGCCGCCGGCAGTCGAGCGCCCCGGAGGGCTTCACCCTCGGGCAGTACGTCAACGACCGCCCGTACGCGGCCTCCAGCCTGCTCTCGTCGGCGCTGGCCAAGGTGTTCCGCTCGGCGCTGCGCGGCGAGTCCCGGGACCGGCCCGAGCTGGCCGCCACCGCGATCCCGCTGACCGTCCGGGTGCCGGTGCTGCGCTGCCGCGGCGGCGCCGACCTGGCGGTACGGGTCTTCGCCCCGCTCGGCTGGACCGTGACGGCCACCCCGATCCCGCTCGACGAGGCGTACCCGGAGTGGGGTGACAGCCGCTACGTCGACCTGACGCTGAGCGGGACGCTGCGGCTCGCCGACGCCCTCAACCACCTGTACGTGCTGCTGCCGGTGCTGGACGACGCCAAGCACTACTGGGTCGCCCCGGACGAGGTGGACAAGCTGCTGCGGGCCGGCTCCGGCTGGCTGGCCGGTCACCCGGAGCGCGCTCTGATCATCCGCCGTTACCTGGCGCACCGCCGGGCCCTGGCCGGCGCGGCCCTGGCCCGCCTGACCGCGCTGCGCCCGGACGACGAGCCGCCCACCGACGACAGCGTCGATCCGGCCGCCGACGGCGCCGGAACCACGGCGGCGCACCGGGCCCCGCTGGCGGTGCTCAGGCGCGAGGCGGTGCTCACCGCGCTGCGGGACTCGGGCGCGCGCCGGGTGCTGGACCTGGGTTGCGGCGGTGGCGCGCTGCTCACCGCGCTGGTGGCCGACCGACGGTTCACCGAGGTGGTGGGCGTCGACGTGGCCGACCGGTCGCTCGCCCTGGCGGCGCGACGGCTGCGGCTGGACCGGCTGCCGGAGCGGCAGCGGGAGCGGATCCGGTTGCGCCAGTCGGCGCTGACCTACCGGGACGACCGGCTGCGCGGCTACGACGCGGCGGTGCTCATGGAGGTGGTCGAGCACCTCGACCCGCCCCGGCTGCCGGCGCTCCAGGACGCGGTGTTCGGTCACGCCCGGCCCGGCACGGTGGTGGTGACCACCCCGAACGTGGAGTACAACGTCCGCTACGAGGGGCTCGGGCCGGGCCGGTTCCGGCACGCCGACCACCGGTTCGAGTGGACCCGGGCGGAGTTCGCCGCCTGGGTGGAGCGGGTGGCGGCGACCCATGGCTACACGGCCACGATCACCGGTGTCGGCGACGCCGACCCGGAGGTGGGCACCCCGACCCAGATGGCGGTGCTCACCCGCGACGACCGGAACGAGGAGACGGACCGATGA